The Pseudomonas saponiphila DNA window CTGGTACATCTTCCAGAACCGCAACGAGCTGTACACCGACAAGGTATTTGCCGGGCTGGCGGTGGTGATCCTCATCGGCCTGCTGGTGGAGAACCTGATCTTCGACACCCTGGAGCGGATCACGGTGAAACGCTGGGGCATGCAGCGCTGAGCTGCCTCGTCCGCCAGAACCACCCCCGACCGTAGGAGCTGGCTTGCCAGCGAAGGCGTCCTCAAGGGCGATGCAAGGTTCGAGGGCCCATTCGCCGGCAAGCCGGCTCCTACGCGGCTAGTGGGTTCATGGGTCAGGATTGATCTCCCTCATTTTCCTCGGCGCCAAGCCTGCTAGCATTGCGCGTAGATCAATCCTGATCAGCCATGAGTGCTCAGCATGCAACTTCCGGACATGAACCTTCTGGTGGCCCTCGACGCCCTGCTCGACGAGGGCAGCGTGCGGATTTCGGAGCACCGTGACCGGCCGTTTCGGTTGATCGTGACCGGTCATTTCGCTAACGCGTGACCGCTCATTTCGGTAGCAACGTGACCGATTTTCCGCCTGTTCCGAAACAGGTGGTCACGGCTTACCGAAATCGCCGGTCACGACTTAGCGAAAGCCTTCCCCTTCGTTGCGCATGACCTGATGCGCCGCCATCCTCGACCGATTTCGGGAGAGGAAGATGGCGGCGCCGCGAGTAGCCATGCGAAACATCAAAGAATGTCTGCGCCTCAAGTTTGAGGCCGGCTTGTCCCACGAGAAGATTGCCCGTGCCTTGCAGCTGTCCAAGGGCGTGGTTAGCAAGTACATCGCGGCGGCGCGGGTGGCCGGGCTGGACTGGCCGGCGCTGGTGGCCATGGACGAGGCCGCGCTGGCGGCCGCCTTGTTTGCACCGACGTCGACGAACAAGCCGCGCGGTGAGCGAGTGCTGCCCGATGTGCTGAGCATCCACCGCGAGTTGCGACGCAAGGGCGTGACCTTGCAGCTGCTGTGGGAGGAATATCTCGCCGCGCATGCGGGCCAGCCGACCTACCGCTACACCCAGTTCGTCGAGCACTACCGGCGCTACGCCCAGACGCTCAAACGTTCGATGCGTCAGCTGCACCGTGCGGGCGAGAAGCTATTCATCGACTATGCCGGGCCGACGCTGCCGGTGGTCGACCCGGCCACCGGCGAAGTGCGCCGGGCGCACATCTTCGTCGCCGCCCTGGGCGCCTCGAATTACACCTATGCCTGCGCGACGCCAGGCGAAACCCAGGTGGACTGGCTGACCTCGCTGGGCCAGGCTCTGACCTACTTTGGCGGCGTGCCGGAAATGGTTGTGCCGGACAATCCGCGCGCCCTGGTCGCCCAGCCGGATCGCTACGAGCCGGGCCTGAACCGGGCCACGCTGGAGTGCGCGCGTCATTACCAGACGGTGATCCTGCCGGCACGGCCACGCAAGCCTCAGGACAAGGCCAAGGCCGAGGTGGCGGTGCAGGTGGTCGAGCGCTGGATCATGGCGCGGCTGCGCCATCGGCAGTTCTTCAGCCTGCATGCGCTTAACCAGGCCATCGCCGAGCTGCTGGAGGATCTGAATCGGCGCCCGTTCAAGCGGCTCGATGGCTGCCGGCGCGACTGGTTCGAGCGCCTGGATCGCCCGGCCTTGCGAGCGCTGCCGGTGCATCCCTACGAGGTCGCCACCTTCAAGCGCTGCAAGGTCAGCATCGACTACCACATCGAGGTCAATGGCAGCTTCTACAGCGTGCCCTCCGCCCTGGCCCGGCAGAACGTGGACGTGCGACTGACGGCACACACCCTGGAAGTGCTGCATGGCAACCGGCGGGTGGCCAGCCACCTGCTGCTGGGGCGACGCGGCGCTTACAGTACCCAGCGCGAGCACATGCCCGCGGCGCACCAGGCGCATCGCGAATGGACGCCACAACGCCTGCTCGACTGGGGCGCGCGGATCGGCCCCTACACGCGCCAACTGATCGATCACCAACTGACCCACAAGCCGCACCCGGAGATGGGCTACCGCGCCTGCCTCGGCCTGCTCTCGCTGGCCCGGCGCTATGGCAATGCACGCCTGGAAGCCGCTGCCGAACGTGCCGTACACCTGCGCGCCTTCACCGGGCGCAGCGTGCGCAACCTGCTCCAGCAAGGCCTGGATC harbors:
- the istA gene encoding IS21 family transposase — its product is MAAPRVAMRNIKECLRLKFEAGLSHEKIARALQLSKGVVSKYIAAARVAGLDWPALVAMDEAALAAALFAPTSTNKPRGERVLPDVLSIHRELRRKGVTLQLLWEEYLAAHAGQPTYRYTQFVEHYRRYAQTLKRSMRQLHRAGEKLFIDYAGPTLPVVDPATGEVRRAHIFVAALGASNYTYACATPGETQVDWLTSLGQALTYFGGVPEMVVPDNPRALVAQPDRYEPGLNRATLECARHYQTVILPARPRKPQDKAKAEVAVQVVERWIMARLRHRQFFSLHALNQAIAELLEDLNRRPFKRLDGCRRDWFERLDRPALRALPVHPYEVATFKRCKVSIDYHIEVNGSFYSVPSALARQNVDVRLTAHTLEVLHGNRRVASHLLLGRRGAYSTQREHMPAAHQAHREWTPQRLLDWGARIGPYTRQLIDHQLTHKPHPEMGYRACLGLLSLARRYGNARLEAAAERAVHLRAFTGRSVRNLLQQGLDQQPLPQRAAETTLPGDHENVRGADYYQPPQQELFDDAATHPESTAPATPGRHGPRPGRAMDAAGQPQPELR